One Bacteroidales bacterium DNA window includes the following coding sequences:
- a CDS encoding YgiQ family radical SAM protein, translated as MKIFGWDQADIILITGDAFIDHPSFGTAIIARCLESEGYKVAVIAQPNWRDDLRDFKKLGQPKLFFGISSGNMDSMVNHYTARKRLRSDDAYTPGDKSGFRPDYAVTIYSQIIKKLYPNTPIILGGIEASLRRLTHYDYWSDSLKPSILIDSEADLLVYGMGEKPIIEVAKYIKDGLDIKKSNILQTALILDNKPNLDYIELPSHEKCKESKKEFSKHFVQIETNSNKIKGKGLIEACNNKFVIVHPPNPPASTEELDKIYSLPFTRLPHPRYNKKPPIPAYEMIKHSITIHRGCFGACSFCTISAHQGRFIQFRSKKSILNEVENIKQSHDFNGYISDIGGPSANMYGMTPKNISICEKCKRASCLFPNLCNNINSSHEELVNLYTEIEKTHGIKAAFVNSGIRYDLFLDENGFRPKGKEYFIKLVEKHISGRLKVAPEHTEKSVLNIMRKPDFSLFKILKSEYDKFNIKSGKRNQIIPYIITAHPGSNMDNSFEMAIELASLGIFAEQMQDFTPTPMTLSSVIYYCGFNPYNNEKLHITKSVEEKKLNNSVLLFHKKEYRSDINKAEKLLKNKNLAKKLKSIRKY; from the coding sequence ACTTGGGCAGCCAAAATTATTTTTCGGAATAAGCAGTGGCAATATGGATTCAATGGTAAATCATTACACCGCAAGAAAACGTCTGCGCTCCGATGACGCATACACTCCCGGCGACAAAAGCGGATTTCGTCCAGATTACGCTGTAACAATATATAGCCAAATAATTAAAAAATTATATCCCAACACGCCTATTATTTTAGGTGGCATCGAAGCTTCTTTACGCAGACTTACGCATTATGATTATTGGTCAGACAGCTTAAAACCATCAATATTAATTGATTCCGAAGCTGATTTATTAGTTTATGGCATGGGTGAAAAACCTATAATTGAAGTTGCAAAATACATTAAAGATGGTTTAGACATAAAAAAATCAAATATTTTACAAACCGCTTTAATTTTAGATAATAAGCCAAACTTAGACTACATCGAGCTTCCATCGCACGAAAAATGCAAAGAATCAAAAAAAGAATTCTCAAAGCACTTTGTTCAAATTGAAACAAATTCAAATAAAATCAAGGGCAAAGGACTTATAGAAGCATGCAATAATAAATTTGTCATCGTACATCCGCCAAATCCGCCTGCATCAACAGAAGAGCTTGACAAAATATATTCTCTTCCATTTACTCGGCTACCCCACCCTCGCTATAATAAAAAACCGCCAATTCCTGCTTATGAAATGATAAAGCACAGTATTACCATTCATAGAGGCTGCTTTGGAGCTTGTAGTTTTTGCACTATTTCTGCACATCAAGGGCGGTTTATTCAATTCCGCAGCAAAAAATCCATTTTAAATGAAGTGGAAAACATAAAACAATCACATGATTTCAATGGATATATAAGCGATATTGGCGGTCCTTCTGCAAATATGTACGGAATGACACCGAAAAATATTTCAATTTGCGAAAAATGCAAAAGAGCTTCATGCTTATTTCCAAATTTATGCAACAATATAAATTCCTCGCACGAAGAGTTGGTTAATTTATATACAGAAATTGAAAAAACTCACGGAATAAAGGCTGCATTTGTTAATTCGGGCATTAGATATGATTTATTTTTAGACGAAAACGGATTTCGCCCGAAAGGAAAAGAATATTTTATAAAATTAGTCGAAAAACACATATCAGGTCGCCTAAAAGTAGCTCCAGAACACACTGAAAAAAGCGTGCTAAACATAATGAGAAAGCCCGATTTTTCATTATTCAAAATTTTAAAATCAGAATACGATAAATTCAACATAAAATCTGGAAAAAGAAATCAAATTATTCCTTACATAATCACTGCACATCCAGGCAGCAACATGGATAATTCTTTTGAAATGGCAATAGAACTTGCTAGCTTAGGAATTTTTGCCGAGCAAATGCAAGATTTTACACCTACTCCAATGACATTATCTTCTGTAATATATTATTGCGGCTTTAATCCATACAACAATGAAAAGCTGCATATCACAAAATCTGTTGAAGAAAAAAAATTGAATAATTCAGTTTTATTATTTCATAAAAAAGAATATCGCTCAGACATAAATAAAGCTGAAAAACTATTAAAAAATAAAAATCTAGCTAAAAAACTAAAGTCAATAAGAAAATATTAA
- a CDS encoding rubrerythrin family protein translates to MSIKGTKTEQNLLKSFAGESQAARRYRIFAKVAKKEGYEQISAIFEETANQEDQHSKRFFEFLEGGMLEITSSYPAGKIGTTLENLEEAANGENEEWTELYPMFAKIAEEEGFKEIATAYKAIAAAETGHENRYRKLIKNIKENKVFEDDNEVEWICRKCGYIHKGKKGLKVCPACLHPQAYQERKANNY, encoded by the coding sequence ATGAGTATAAAAGGAACTAAAACAGAACAAAACTTATTAAAATCTTTCGCTGGAGAATCACAAGCTGCACGCAGATATAGAATATTTGCCAAAGTTGCAAAAAAAGAAGGTTATGAGCAAATTTCAGCAATTTTTGAAGAAACTGCAAATCAAGAAGACCAACATAGCAAACGTTTTTTTGAATTCTTAGAAGGCGGTATGCTTGAAATTACATCTTCATATCCTGCAGGTAAAATAGGTACAACTCTTGAAAATCTCGAAGAAGCTGCTAACGGTGAAAACGAAGAATGGACAGAACTTTATCCAATGTTTGCAAAAATTGCAGAGGAAGAAGGATTTAAAGAAATTGCTACTGCATACAAAGCTATTGCAGCTGCTGAAACAGGACACGAAAACCGTTACAGAAAACTAATAAAGAATATTAAAGAAAATAAAGTTTTCGAAGACGATAATGAAGTAGAATGGATATGCAGAAAATGTGGTTATATCCATAAAGGTAAAAAAGGTTTGAAAGTTTGCCCTGCATGCTTACATCCACAAGCATACCAAGAACGAAAAGCTAATAATTACTAA